In Dioscorea cayenensis subsp. rotundata cultivar TDr96_F1 chromosome 11, TDr96_F1_v2_PseudoChromosome.rev07_lg8_w22 25.fasta, whole genome shotgun sequence, a single genomic region encodes these proteins:
- the LOC120272016 gene encoding cytokinin riboside 5'-monophosphate phosphoribohydrolase LOG3-like isoform X2, with protein sequence METVKSRFKRVCVFCGSSSGKRTCYKDAATELGKELVARKVDLVYGGGSVGLMGLVSEAVHQGGGHVLGIIPKTLMNKEITGETVGEVKAVSSMHQRKAEMASHSDAFIALPGGYGTLEELLEVITWAQLGIHNKPVGLLNVEGYYNSLLAFIDKAVEDGFIQPFQRQIIVSAPTAKDLVQKLEDAVVAKLCWEMEQVGYNSSLHSEISR encoded by the exons ATGGAAACAGTGAAGTCAAGGTTCAagagagtgtgtgtgttttgTGGGAGTAGCAGTGGCAAGAGGACCTGCTACAAAGATGCTGCTACTGAGCTTGGAAAAGAGTTG GTTGCTAGAAAGGTAGACTTGGTTTATGGTGGTGGGAGTGTAGGATTGATGGGTCTTGTATCTGAAGCTGTTCATCAAGGAGGTGGCCATGTTCTTGG AATCATTCCAAAAACTCTAATGAACaaagag ATAACTGGAGAAACAGTGGGAGAAGTGAAGGCAGTGTCAAGCATGCACCAGAGAAAGGCTGAGATGGCAAGCCATTCAGATGCATTCATTGCTCTTCCTG gtGGGTATGGGACACTGGAAGAGCTCCTTGAAGTGATTACCTGGGCTCAACTAGGCATTCACAACAAGCCA GTGGGATTGCTTAATGTGGAAGGGTATTACAACTCTTTGCTAGCTTTCATTGACAAAGCAGTGGAGGATGGCTTCATCCAGCCATTTCAGCGCCAGATCATTGTATCAGCTCCCACTGCCAAAGACTTAGTCCAGAAACTTGAG GATGCTGTGGTGGCCAAACTATGTTGGGAAATGGAGCAGGTTGGTTATAATTCATCACTGCATTCTGAGATTTCAAGATAG
- the LOC120272016 gene encoding cytokinin riboside 5'-monophosphate phosphoribohydrolase LOG3-like isoform X1: METVKSRFKRVCVFCGSSSGKRTCYKDAATELGKELVARKVDLVYGGGSVGLMGLVSEAVHQGGGHVLGIIPKTLMNKEITGETVGEVKAVSSMHQRKAEMASHSDAFIALPGGYGTLEELLEVITWAQLGIHNKPVGLLNVEGYYNSLLAFIDKAVEDGFIQPFQRQIIVSAPTAKDLVQKLEEYVPVQDAVVAKLCWEMEQVGYNSSLHSEISR, translated from the exons ATGGAAACAGTGAAGTCAAGGTTCAagagagtgtgtgtgttttgTGGGAGTAGCAGTGGCAAGAGGACCTGCTACAAAGATGCTGCTACTGAGCTTGGAAAAGAGTTG GTTGCTAGAAAGGTAGACTTGGTTTATGGTGGTGGGAGTGTAGGATTGATGGGTCTTGTATCTGAAGCTGTTCATCAAGGAGGTGGCCATGTTCTTGG AATCATTCCAAAAACTCTAATGAACaaagag ATAACTGGAGAAACAGTGGGAGAAGTGAAGGCAGTGTCAAGCATGCACCAGAGAAAGGCTGAGATGGCAAGCCATTCAGATGCATTCATTGCTCTTCCTG gtGGGTATGGGACACTGGAAGAGCTCCTTGAAGTGATTACCTGGGCTCAACTAGGCATTCACAACAAGCCA GTGGGATTGCTTAATGTGGAAGGGTATTACAACTCTTTGCTAGCTTTCATTGACAAAGCAGTGGAGGATGGCTTCATCCAGCCATTTCAGCGCCAGATCATTGTATCAGCTCCCACTGCCAAAGACTTAGTCCAGAAACTTGAG GAGTACGTGCCTGTGCAGGATGCTGTGGTGGCCAAACTATGTTGGGAAATGGAGCAGGTTGGTTATAATTCATCACTGCATTCTGAGATTTCAAGATAG